A single region of the Halobacterium wangiae genome encodes:
- a CDS encoding AAC(3) family N-acetyltransferase gives MVFVHVGLSDVNAAFGQRGYERLYEELTAQFDSVLVPGFTPSFRDSGVYHKQYSRPQVGTFPVLFMDDADYRTDDALHSIQVAGSYRFDDCDHHDTFGADGCYAKLDRDNVLIANIGTNRLVSTQFHYISMQADSPYHAAETHSGVLYRDGETHEPVVQRGDTFTSIYNWNRWKMERDLADRGVVNDRETNGLRLSFMRARDVRDALEPAVERDPYYMVA, from the coding sequence GTGGTCTTCGTCCACGTCGGCCTGAGCGACGTGAACGCTGCGTTCGGGCAACGGGGGTACGAGCGGCTGTACGAGGAGCTGACGGCGCAGTTCGACAGCGTCCTCGTCCCCGGATTCACGCCGAGTTTTCGGGACTCGGGCGTCTACCACAAGCAGTACTCCCGGCCACAGGTCGGCACGTTCCCCGTCCTGTTCATGGACGACGCCGACTACCGCACGGACGACGCGCTGCACTCCATCCAGGTCGCCGGCTCGTACCGCTTCGACGACTGCGACCACCACGACACGTTCGGGGCGGACGGCTGTTACGCGAAACTCGACCGGGACAACGTCTTGATCGCGAACATCGGGACGAACAGGCTCGTCTCGACCCAGTTCCACTACATCTCCATGCAGGCCGACTCGCCGTACCACGCTGCGGAGACCCACTCGGGCGTGCTCTACCGCGACGGCGAGACGCACGAACCCGTAGTACAACGCGGCGACACGTTCACGTCCATCTATAACTGGAACCGCTGGAAGATGGAGCGCGACCTCGCCGACCGCGGGGTCGTCAACGACCGCGAGACGAACGGTCTGCGGCTGTCGTTCATGCGAGCGAGAGACGTCCGAGACGCGCTCGAACCGGCGGTCGAACGGGACCCCTACTACATGGTCGCCTGA
- a CDS encoding amidohydrolase: MTAPADLVLHNGEVHTLAGEERYDAVAVRDGRVVRLASDYDIDFLNGVGTDVVDLDGRVLLPGFVDAHTHMETVGQYGLHADLRGASGPGDVADRLRDRAAESDGWILGFGYDESTWDADDIVQADLDAVSEERPVAAIREDMHTATVNDVVLDEFGSQMPDDDVLGDGRIVEDAVEVVYDATDPGPAETKDLVRAAQREANERGVTAVHDMVRHSDAPRAFRELALAGDLTVRVRLNYWSDHLDAVREVGLRTNHGSGLVDVGGVKTFTDGSLGGHTAKLSDPYADAPDETGTWVVDPEELASFVREADELGLQVTAHAIGDEAVDAVLDAYEECADAAASRHRVEHAELASDDAVERMAELGVVASMQPNFLKWAGEESLYEDRLGTERREASNRFRAMLDADVPLAFGSDCMPLDPLLGVHHAVNAPAESQRLSVTEALRAYTSGGAYAGFAEDRMGTVEVGNVADFVVLEESPWERPESIRDVDVAATVVDGDVVYRSEGFDGGQND, translated from the coding sequence ATGACAGCGCCCGCCGACCTCGTCCTGCACAACGGCGAGGTGCACACGCTAGCCGGCGAGGAACGCTACGACGCCGTCGCGGTGCGGGACGGCCGCGTGGTGCGTCTCGCCAGCGACTACGACATCGACTTCCTGAACGGCGTCGGCACGGACGTCGTCGACCTCGACGGCCGCGTCCTCCTGCCGGGGTTCGTCGACGCCCACACCCACATGGAGACCGTCGGCCAGTACGGCCTCCACGCGGACCTCCGGGGCGCCAGCGGCCCCGGAGACGTGGCCGACCGCCTCCGCGACCGTGCGGCCGAGAGCGACGGCTGGATCCTGGGCTTCGGCTACGACGAGAGCACCTGGGACGCAGACGACATCGTGCAGGCGGACCTCGACGCCGTCAGCGAGGAGCGTCCCGTCGCGGCCATCCGCGAGGACATGCACACGGCGACGGTCAACGACGTCGTCCTCGACGAGTTCGGCTCCCAGATGCCCGACGACGACGTGCTCGGCGACGGCCGCATCGTCGAGGACGCCGTCGAGGTCGTCTACGACGCTACCGACCCCGGCCCCGCGGAGACGAAGGACCTCGTCCGGGCCGCCCAGCGCGAGGCCAACGAGCGGGGCGTCACCGCCGTCCACGACATGGTCCGGCACTCGGACGCGCCGCGGGCGTTCCGGGAACTCGCGCTCGCCGGCGACCTCACCGTCCGGGTGCGCCTCAACTACTGGAGCGACCACCTCGACGCCGTCCGCGAGGTCGGCCTGCGGACGAACCACGGCTCCGGGCTGGTCGACGTCGGCGGCGTCAAGACGTTCACGGACGGGAGCCTCGGCGGCCACACCGCGAAGCTCTCCGACCCGTACGCCGACGCGCCCGACGAGACGGGGACGTGGGTCGTCGACCCCGAGGAACTGGCGTCGTTCGTCCGGGAGGCCGACGAACTCGGCCTGCAGGTGACCGCCCACGCCATCGGCGACGAGGCCGTCGACGCGGTGCTCGACGCCTACGAGGAGTGTGCGGACGCGGCCGCGAGCCGCCACCGAGTCGAGCACGCCGAACTCGCGAGCGACGACGCCGTCGAGCGGATGGCCGAGCTGGGCGTCGTCGCGTCGATGCAGCCGAACTTCCTGAAGTGGGCGGGCGAGGAGAGCCTCTACGAGGACCGCCTCGGCACCGAGCGCCGGGAGGCGAGCAACCGCTTCCGGGCGATGCTCGACGCCGACGTGCCGCTCGCGTTCGGCAGCGACTGCATGCCACTGGACCCGCTGCTGGGCGTCCACCACGCCGTGAACGCCCCTGCCGAGAGCCAGCGACTCTCCGTCACCGAGGCGCTCCGGGCGTACACCAGCGGCGGCGCGTACGCCGGCTTCGCGGAGGACCGGATGGGGACCGTCGAAGTCGGCAACGTCGCGGACTTCGTCGTCCTCGAGGAGTCGCCGTGGGAGCGCCCCGAGTCGATCCGCGACGTCGATGTGGCCGCGACGGTCGTGGACGGCGACGTGGTCTACCGCAGCGAGGGCTTCGACGGCGGGCAGAACGACTAA
- the gpmI gene encoding 2,3-bisphosphoglycerate-independent phosphoglycerate mutase, whose translation MQAALVILDGWGLGDHDRLDAVRAAETPNFDEYARRGAYGTLTTTGRDVGLPEGQMGNSEVGHLTIGSGRVVLQEYTRIEDAIESGDLCENDAIAGAFDHVAETGGRVHLMGLVSDGGVHSDHEHVHALIECAAERGVEATTHAFTDGRDTSPHGGEDYLETLETVAGEQGTGDVATVTGRYYAMDRDQNWDRTKRAYDAIVHREADHRADSAVEAVQESYERDTTDEFVEPTLVEGGAALGDGDAVIFCNFRSDRARQLTRLLADIRPDDWGFDTDPPDAPVATMTEYDRTFGLPVAFPSRQPEQTLGDVLAEHGLTQLRVAESEKYAHVTYFLNGGREVEFDGEFRRIVESPDVPTYDLQPEMSAAGVTDTALDVLGTDDPDVLVLNYANPDMVGHTGDYEAAIEAVEAVDEQLGRLVPALRESGADVLVTADHGNADDMGTAEEPHTAHTFNPVPLVFLDADAAAEDCSGGHAVREGGALRDVAPTLLALLDVDQPTEMTGESLLD comes from the coding sequence ATGCAGGCCGCGCTCGTGATTCTCGACGGCTGGGGGCTCGGCGACCACGACAGACTGGACGCAGTGAGGGCCGCCGAGACGCCGAACTTCGACGAGTACGCCCGCCGGGGAGCCTACGGCACGCTCACCACCACCGGCCGGGACGTCGGCCTCCCGGAGGGGCAGATGGGCAACAGCGAGGTCGGCCACCTCACGATCGGGTCGGGACGGGTCGTCCTCCAGGAGTACACCCGAATCGAGGACGCCATCGAGTCCGGCGACCTCTGCGAGAACGACGCCATCGCTGGCGCCTTCGACCACGTGGCGGAGACGGGCGGCCGCGTACATCTGATGGGTCTCGTCAGTGACGGCGGCGTCCACTCCGACCACGAGCACGTTCACGCGCTGATCGAGTGCGCGGCGGAGCGGGGCGTCGAGGCGACGACCCACGCGTTCACTGACGGCCGGGACACCTCCCCGCACGGCGGCGAGGACTACCTGGAGACGCTCGAGACCGTCGCCGGCGAGCAGGGTACCGGGGACGTGGCCACGGTAACCGGGCGCTACTACGCGATGGACCGCGACCAGAACTGGGACCGGACGAAGCGCGCGTACGACGCCATCGTCCACCGGGAGGCCGACCACCGCGCCGACTCCGCGGTCGAGGCGGTCCAGGAGTCCTACGAGCGCGACACCACCGACGAGTTCGTCGAACCCACGCTGGTCGAGGGTGGCGCGGCACTTGGCGATGGGGACGCCGTTATATTCTGCAACTTCCGGTCGGACCGCGCGCGCCAGTTGACCCGGCTGCTCGCCGACATCCGGCCCGACGACTGGGGCTTCGATACCGACCCGCCGGACGCCCCGGTCGCCACGATGACGGAGTACGACAGGACCTTCGGCCTCCCGGTGGCGTTCCCGTCCCGACAGCCCGAGCAGACCCTCGGCGACGTGCTCGCGGAACACGGGCTCACGCAGCTCCGGGTCGCCGAGTCCGAGAAGTACGCCCACGTCACGTACTTCCTCAACGGCGGCCGCGAGGTGGAGTTCGACGGCGAGTTCCGGCGCATCGTCGAGAGCCCGGACGTCCCCACCTACGACCTCCAGCCGGAGATGAGTGCGGCGGGGGTCACCGACACCGCCCTCGACGTGCTCGGAACCGACGACCCGGACGTGCTCGTGTTGAACTACGCGAACCCCGACATGGTCGGCCACACGGGCGACTACGAGGCGGCCATCGAGGCCGTCGAGGCCGTCGACGAGCAACTCGGCCGGCTCGTCCCCGCACTGCGCGAGTCCGGCGCGGACGTGCTCGTCACCGCCGACCACGGCAACGCCGACGACATGGGGACCGCCGAGGAGCCACACACCGCGCACACGTTCAACCCCGTGCCACTCGTCTTCCTCGACGCCGACGCCGCGGCCGAGGACTGCTCCGGGGGCCACGCGGTCCGCGAGGGCGGCGCGCTCCGCGACGTCGCTCCGACGCTGCTCGCGCTGCTGGACGTCGACCAGCCCACGGAGATGACCGGCGAATCGCTGCTCGACTAG
- a CDS encoding DNA double-strand break repair nuclease NurA: protein MTLDPVHFDGIADLARQIRHEVDAEEHRDVAEETWANYLDPLYGDGGVVLEPLAEQRRSAAPIEELALQPSPFDTAHGLDSGTINPRTFKNGLVLDLAQAAMSATPSDLDLHRSRTVITSVHSNDATVRTNTDWRKWDAGFSRGRIVHTAPLARDQERVVHGLALYLAESHHAVQHAEAVDDLLLLDGPVYPKQLVNWADRHASVADLVTEEELVGEVLENYVRLVERFAEQDVPLAGFVKSPASQALVRALRDRGRPTPWASDAAFFTQVLERREFDGEDHQRLTDELTWTGWFTSTLGADGVFADAGELGVERELDAEAYEVAFFVVYDPRTDLVHKVELPCAFARDGDVRAAVERYVTSQVAAEAGPPKPVGKADELARIGAAEKGELVRKLEQSFDSQQDRNYDDERWE, encoded by the coding sequence ATGACCCTCGACCCCGTCCACTTCGACGGCATCGCGGACCTCGCGCGCCAGATCCGCCACGAGGTGGACGCCGAGGAACACCGCGACGTGGCCGAGGAGACGTGGGCGAACTACCTCGACCCGCTGTACGGCGACGGCGGCGTCGTCCTCGAACCGCTGGCCGAGCAACGTCGGTCGGCCGCCCCCATCGAGGAACTCGCGCTCCAGCCCTCGCCGTTCGACACCGCCCACGGCCTCGACTCCGGCACCATCAACCCGCGGACGTTCAAGAACGGGCTCGTCCTCGACCTGGCGCAGGCGGCGATGAGCGCGACGCCCTCGGACCTCGACCTCCACCGCTCGCGGACGGTCATCACGAGCGTCCACTCGAACGACGCCACCGTCCGCACGAACACCGACTGGCGGAAGTGGGACGCGGGATTCAGCCGCGGGCGCATCGTCCACACCGCGCCGCTCGCCCGCGACCAGGAGCGCGTCGTCCACGGCCTCGCGCTCTACCTCGCGGAGAGCCACCACGCCGTCCAACACGCCGAGGCCGTCGACGACCTGCTGCTGCTGGACGGTCCGGTGTACCCGAAGCAGCTGGTGAACTGGGCGGACCGCCACGCGAGCGTCGCAGACCTCGTCACGGAGGAAGAACTCGTCGGCGAGGTGCTGGAGAACTACGTCCGCCTCGTCGAGCGCTTCGCCGAGCAGGACGTGCCGCTGGCGGGGTTCGTGAAGAGTCCCGCGAGCCAGGCGCTCGTCCGCGCGCTCCGGGACCGCGGCCGGCCGACGCCGTGGGCCAGCGACGCCGCGTTCTTCACGCAGGTGCTCGAACGCCGCGAGTTCGACGGGGAGGACCACCAGCGCCTCACCGACGAACTCACGTGGACCGGCTGGTTCACGTCGACGCTCGGCGCGGACGGCGTGTTCGCCGACGCGGGCGAACTCGGCGTGGAGCGCGAACTCGACGCCGAAGCCTACGAAGTCGCCTTCTTCGTCGTCTACGACCCCCGGACGGACCTCGTCCACAAGGTCGAACTCCCCTGCGCGTTCGCACGCGACGGTGACGTCCGCGCGGCCGTCGAGCGCTACGTCACCAGCCAGGTCGCTGCGGAGGCCGGCCCGCCGAAGCCCGTGGGGAAGGCCGACGAACTCGCCCGTATCGGCGCCGCCGAGAAGGGCGAACTCGTGCGGAAGCTTGAACAGTCCTTCGACAGCCAGCAGGACCGCAACTACGACGACGAGCGCTGGGAGTGA
- a CDS encoding ABC transporter ATP-binding protein, whose amino-acid sequence MSDRAIETRNLTKRYGDTTAVERLNLAIPAGSVYGFLGPNGAGKTTTMRMLTTLTRPSDGTATVAGADVTDREAVVSNIGYLPEEPPLHAELTGREQLRYIAGLRDLPEAHAEERIEDLLARFSLADDGDKRISAYSKGMKQKVGIIQAMLHDPDVLFLDEPTSGLDPRAARTVRDTIAHLAAGDATVFLSTHILPVVDELADTVGVLYDGSLVTEGSPRGLKSRAESGEERTLEDVFLEVTGGIGEEA is encoded by the coding sequence ATGAGCGACCGCGCCATCGAGACACGGAACCTGACGAAGCGGTACGGCGACACGACCGCCGTGGAGCGACTCAACCTCGCCATCCCCGCGGGCAGCGTCTACGGCTTCCTCGGCCCGAACGGCGCGGGGAAGACCACGACGATGCGGATGCTCACGACGCTCACGAGACCCAGCGACGGCACGGCCACCGTCGCGGGCGCGGACGTCACCGACCGCGAAGCGGTCGTCTCGAACATCGGCTACCTCCCCGAGGAGCCGCCGCTGCACGCCGAACTCACGGGTCGCGAACAGCTCCGCTACATCGCCGGTCTGCGCGACCTGCCCGAGGCCCACGCCGAGGAGCGCATCGAGGACCTCCTCGCCCGGTTCTCGCTGGCCGACGACGGCGACAAGCGCATCTCCGCGTACTCCAAGGGGATGAAACAGAAGGTCGGCATCATCCAGGCGATGCTCCACGACCCGGACGTCCTCTTCCTCGACGAACCGACCTCCGGGCTCGACCCCCGGGCCGCGCGCACCGTCCGGGACACCATCGCGCACCTCGCTGCGGGCGACGCCACCGTCTTCCTCTCGACGCACATCCTCCCGGTGGTCGACGAACTCGCGGACACGGTCGGCGTCCTCTACGACGGGAGCCTCGTCACGGAGGGGTCGCCGCGAGGACTGAAGTCCCGCGCGGAGTCCGGCGAGGAGCGCACCCTCGAGGACGTCTTCCTCGAGGTGACCGGCGGCATCGGCGAGGAGGCCTGA
- a CDS encoding complex I subunit 1/NuoH family protein: MVAVTAPTLPEAISNVLPDGPLADPLGAFLSAFLVANFVLATTAVAGPWAKRKIAADFWGKVGPNRMGPYGILIVVADALRLLSKENIVPENTDRPAFDLAPLVMASTALLGFAVVPMGSLFGVRIHLADPETGLAFVFAVSSLASVGIVMAGYASNNKFSLLGGLRAVALTIAYEIPLVVTAASVVLLAGTLQMGAIVEAQAEPLLTVAGVTIPSWYAVVNPVAFALFLVANLAEVGRNPFDLAEAPQEIVAGIMTEYSSVYFTLIYLAEFIHIFLAGAVVATLFLGGPAGPVLPGFVWFVGKIWAVFLFTQWMRATIPRVRVDQLIEIGWKGLLVLSFLNLLLTAVVVVVFAA; encoded by the coding sequence GTGGTCGCCGTGACGGCGCCGACGCTCCCCGAAGCGATCTCGAACGTCCTCCCGGACGGCCCGCTGGCCGACCCGCTGGGGGCGTTCCTCTCGGCGTTCCTCGTCGCGAACTTCGTGCTCGCGACCACCGCGGTCGCCGGCCCGTGGGCGAAACGCAAGATAGCCGCCGACTTCTGGGGGAAGGTCGGGCCGAACCGGATGGGACCGTACGGCATCCTCATCGTCGTCGCCGACGCCCTCCGCCTGCTCTCCAAGGAGAACATCGTCCCGGAGAACACCGACCGACCGGCCTTCGACCTCGCACCGCTCGTGATGGCGTCGACCGCGCTCCTCGGCTTCGCCGTCGTCCCGATGGGGTCGCTGTTCGGCGTGCGTATCCACCTCGCGGACCCCGAGACCGGGCTCGCGTTCGTCTTCGCCGTCTCCTCGCTGGCGAGCGTCGGTATCGTCATGGCGGGGTACGCCTCGAACAACAAGTTCAGCCTGCTCGGCGGTCTGCGCGCCGTCGCGCTCACGATCGCCTACGAGATCCCGCTCGTGGTCACCGCCGCCAGCGTCGTCCTGCTCGCGGGAACGCTCCAGATGGGCGCCATCGTGGAGGCACAGGCCGAACCGCTGCTCACCGTGGCGGGGGTCACGATTCCCTCGTGGTACGCCGTCGTCAACCCGGTCGCGTTCGCCCTCTTCCTCGTCGCGAACCTCGCGGAGGTCGGGCGCAACCCCTTCGACCTCGCGGAGGCGCCACAGGAGATCGTCGCCGGCATCATGACGGAGTACTCCAGCGTCTACTTCACGCTCATCTACCTCGCCGAGTTCATCCACATCTTCCTCGCCGGCGCCGTCGTCGCGACGCTGTTCCTCGGCGGCCCCGCGGGGCCGGTGCTGCCCGGCTTCGTCTGGTTCGTCGGCAAGATCTGGGCGGTGTTCCTGTTCACGCAGTGGATGCGCGCGACCATCCCCCGGGTCCGCGTCGACCAGCTCATCGAGATCGGGTGGAAGGGACTGCTCGTCCTCTCGTTCCTCAACCTGCTGCTCACCGCCGTAGTCGTCGTCGTGTTCGCAGCCTGA
- a CDS encoding DUF7113 family protein produces the protein MLLVRGSAGGTTLTGSLYERGEDSPSFKGAPDEAAPYVWVCDEFYAVESGGSVQRVDGEDVNVAFESPMPRGFETRELALDAAREHVRTQFARIGIDPDDVVIEVVREHEAEP, from the coding sequence ATGTTACTGGTGCGCGGTTCGGCGGGCGGGACGACGCTCACGGGGTCCCTGTACGAACGCGGCGAGGACTCGCCGTCGTTCAAGGGCGCCCCCGACGAGGCCGCGCCCTACGTCTGGGTCTGCGACGAGTTCTACGCCGTCGAGAGCGGGGGGAGCGTCCAGCGGGTCGACGGCGAGGACGTCAACGTCGCCTTCGAGTCGCCGATGCCCCGGGGGTTCGAGACCCGCGAACTGGCCCTCGACGCGGCCCGCGAACACGTCCGCACGCAGTTCGCGCGCATCGGCATCGACCCCGACGACGTGGTGATCGAGGTCGTCCGCGAACACGAGGCGGAACCGTAG
- a CDS encoding inositol monophosphatase family protein, translating into MLSNVENTAVRACLAGGRHLRERFGDEVDAEFSRHDVKAAADRASEARMLDVIQSAHPGHAVYAEESGDVAIEGDYRWIVDPLDGTNNFVSGLPSFATAAAVLDDDGPVVGSVYVPVADDLFVVRRGEGVRYDGDPVRADSDVPPAKATVAFVVGHDVKLDGRLDEADRLQAALGDVTKRVVESWSPCVHWGALARGRLDGMVCFHPDDEEQHVGELLASEAGASVARPGDGLYVAATNGDVCEALLAAVS; encoded by the coding sequence ATGCTCTCCAACGTAGAGAACACGGCCGTGCGGGCGTGTCTCGCCGGCGGTCGGCACCTCCGCGAACGCTTTGGCGACGAGGTCGACGCGGAGTTCTCCAGACACGACGTGAAGGCCGCGGCCGACCGCGCCTCCGAGGCGCGGATGCTCGACGTGATTCAGTCCGCCCACCCCGGGCACGCAGTGTACGCCGAGGAGTCCGGCGACGTGGCCATCGAGGGCGACTACCGCTGGATCGTCGACCCACTCGACGGCACGAACAACTTCGTCTCGGGGCTCCCGTCGTTCGCGACGGCGGCCGCGGTCCTCGACGACGACGGGCCGGTCGTCGGCAGCGTCTACGTCCCCGTCGCCGACGACCTCTTCGTCGTGCGGCGCGGCGAGGGCGTGCGCTACGACGGCGACCCGGTTCGCGCCGACAGCGACGTCCCACCCGCGAAGGCGACGGTCGCGTTCGTCGTCGGCCACGACGTGAAACTCGACGGCAGACTCGACGAGGCAGACCGGCTGCAGGCCGCGCTCGGCGACGTCACGAAGCGCGTCGTCGAGAGCTGGTCGCCCTGCGTCCACTGGGGTGCGCTGGCCCGGGGGCGTCTCGACGGGATGGTCTGTTTCCACCCCGACGACGAGGAGCAGCACGTCGGCGAACTGCTCGCCTCAGAGGCAGGGGCTTCGGTCGCTCGACCCGGCGACGGGCTGTACGTCGCCGCGACGAACGGAGACGTCTGCGAGGCGCTGCTGGCAGCAGTCTCGTGA
- a CDS encoding ATP-binding protein produces MSDLGDFADHDRDDAGSGASDTGAGGADDDFQRADLDDVGDDAGLGALAVSEGLRIHEDGQETALKAYVTAGNRSAVRLGTYLVAPYPRGEKLFCRITGLEYVQAFQSDDATEIHARRAMRSDGVDEQDYKFLAELEPVAVLYDDDGDLKRRMPDRVPKPETVVRAADDATEIKTGLKIPEEGVFLGHLSVGGEKVRTAAEPPTIDYRVKDDYDSGDPLVFRHTLVAGGTGSGKTHSAKNVLRQYLHEDRRYPVDSGGAERRMAVVQFDPQDEYAQMHDDNPEATAGDERNWETQGLAHGGHDDTVAFVPKVGDASYAADHHGAKQVEFTVPFSMVRSNPWLVASSGLNDNQYGALTLLLDRFFGNYGRSGTYEEFCTFLDDPALKEELDESGRVHEATYEAVLRRVHNMPSGLFDQDARSITDLVSDRQFVRPGRLSVVPTYHISNSRAAETVVLAVSSLLVDQKLSNDPTYESIKETPLVVGMDEAHNFLADADSVQANKVVGKFTEAAKQGRKERLGLFLITQDPQDIADPVFKQVNTTVVLNLGDEDAIKAVNIPAELQSKVPYMEKGQMVVYSPDNSEPVEICGLPTCLTRHGRE; encoded by the coding sequence ATGAGCGACCTCGGGGACTTCGCCGACCACGACCGCGACGACGCGGGCAGTGGTGCGAGCGACACCGGTGCTGGTGGCGCGGACGATGACTTCCAGCGCGCGGACCTCGACGACGTCGGCGACGACGCGGGCCTCGGCGCGCTGGCCGTCTCGGAGGGACTCCGCATCCACGAGGACGGACAGGAGACCGCACTGAAGGCCTACGTCACAGCCGGCAACCGGTCGGCGGTCCGTCTCGGCACGTACCTCGTCGCGCCGTACCCCCGCGGCGAGAAACTGTTCTGCCGCATTACCGGCCTGGAGTACGTCCAGGCGTTCCAGAGCGACGACGCCACGGAGATCCACGCACGGAGAGCCATGCGCAGCGACGGTGTCGACGAGCAGGACTACAAGTTCCTCGCCGAACTCGAACCGGTCGCCGTCCTCTACGACGACGACGGCGACCTCAAGCGCCGGATGCCCGACCGCGTCCCGAAACCCGAGACGGTGGTCCGGGCGGCCGACGACGCCACCGAGATCAAGACCGGTCTCAAGATCCCGGAGGAGGGTGTCTTCCTCGGTCACCTCTCCGTTGGCGGGGAGAAGGTGCGGACCGCGGCCGAACCGCCGACCATCGACTACCGGGTGAAAGACGACTACGACTCGGGCGACCCGCTCGTCTTCCGGCACACGCTCGTCGCGGGCGGCACCGGGTCCGGGAAGACCCACTCCGCGAAGAACGTCCTCCGGCAGTACCTCCACGAGGACCGCCGCTACCCCGTCGACTCGGGCGGCGCGGAGCGCCGGATGGCGGTCGTCCAGTTCGACCCGCAGGACGAGTACGCACAGATGCACGACGACAACCCCGAGGCCACCGCCGGCGACGAACGGAACTGGGAGACCCAGGGGCTCGCCCACGGCGGCCACGACGACACCGTCGCGTTCGTCCCGAAGGTCGGGGACGCGTCGTACGCTGCGGACCACCACGGCGCCAAACAGGTGGAGTTCACAGTGCCGTTCTCGATGGTGCGCTCGAACCCGTGGCTGGTCGCCTCCAGCGGCCTCAACGACAACCAGTACGGCGCGCTGACGCTGCTCCTCGACCGGTTCTTCGGGAACTACGGGCGCTCGGGAACGTACGAGGAGTTCTGCACGTTCCTCGACGACCCCGCGCTCAAGGAAGAACTCGACGAGAGCGGGCGCGTCCACGAGGCGACCTACGAGGCCGTACTGCGGCGCGTCCACAACATGCCCTCGGGGCTGTTCGACCAGGACGCACGCTCGATCACCGACCTCGTCTCGGACCGCCAGTTCGTGCGACCCGGTCGCCTCTCGGTCGTGCCGACGTACCACATCAGCAACTCCCGGGCGGCGGAGACGGTGGTACTGGCGGTGTCGAGCCTGCTCGTCGACCAGAAGCTCTCGAACGACCCGACCTACGAGTCGATCAAGGAGACGCCGCTCGTCGTGGGGATGGACGAGGCGCACAACTTCCTCGCGGACGCCGACAGCGTGCAGGCGAACAAGGTCGTCGGGAAGTTCACCGAGGCCGCCAAGCAGGGCCGAAAGGAACGTCTCGGCCTCTTCCTCATCACGCAGGACCCCCAGGACATCGCCGACCCGGTGTTCAAGCAGGTGAACACGACGGTCGTGTTAAACCTCGGTGACGAGGACGCCATCAAGGCCGTGAACATCCCCGCGGAGCTCCAGTCGAAGGTCCCGTACATGGAGAAGGGGCAGATGGTCGTCTACTCGCCGGACAACTCCGAACCCGTCGAAATCTGTGGGCTGCCGACGTGCCTGACGCGTCACGGTCGCGAGTAG
- a CDS encoding universal stress protein, whose translation MSRILVPIDGSEQAQDALEYALEEFESDDITVINVIDPIEAGYTAQATVPGYSEEWFEQAKSAADDLFEAANETAAEYGNGPLDTATEVGRPSRTIVEYAEENGFDHIVIGSHGRAGVTRILLGSVAESVVRRSPMPVTIVR comes from the coding sequence ATGTCGAGGATTCTCGTCCCTATCGACGGTTCCGAACAGGCCCAGGACGCCCTAGAGTACGCACTCGAAGAGTTCGAGTCGGACGACATCACGGTCATCAACGTCATCGACCCCATCGAGGCCGGCTACACGGCGCAGGCGACGGTCCCCGGCTACTCCGAGGAGTGGTTCGAGCAGGCGAAGTCGGCGGCCGACGACCTGTTCGAGGCGGCCAACGAGACCGCCGCCGAGTACGGCAACGGACCACTCGACACCGCGACTGAGGTCGGCCGACCGAGCCGCACCATCGTCGAGTACGCCGAGGAGAACGGCTTCGACCACATCGTGATAGGGAGCCACGGGCGCGCCGGCGTGACTCGCATCCTCCTCGGGAGCGTCGCGGAGAGCGTCGTGCGTCGCTCCCCGATGCCAGTGACGATTGTGAGGTAG